In Deltaproteobacteria bacterium, the sequence CCGTTATGTGGGGTACCCCCCGGGCGGGGTCGCCGGGTAGGGGGGGGGCCCCCCCACCCACCCCCCGGGGGGGCCGGGCCCCGGGGGGGCCCCGCGCCGGGGGGCGGCGGGGGGCGCCCGCGGCCGCGCCGCGAATGAAGAACGGCACGTCCGCGCCCACCGTGAGCGCCAGCGCCTCGAGATCCTCTGTGGAGAGCCCGGCGTCGAACAGGTCGTTCATGCCGCGCAGGGCGGCGGCGGCGTCGGTGCTGCCGCCGCCGAGTCCGGCCCCCATGGGGATGCGCTTGCGGATGCTCACGGCGACGGGTTCGCGACAGTCCGTCCTGTCCTGGAACGCCCGCGCGGCGCGGTGCACGGTGTTGTCCTCGCCCAGGGGCACGGAGGGATCGTCCGCGCGCACGGTGATGGCTCCAGGCGCACCCTCGAAACGCGTGACCTCCACCTCGTCCCCCAGGCTGATGGGCGCCATCAGGGTGTCCAGCAGGTGGTAGCCGTCGTCGCGGCGGCCCTCGATGCGGAGGTAGAGGTTGATCTTGGCGGGGGCGAACAGTTTCATCGACCTGCCCCGCTTGCGGGACGCGAGGCTAGTTTCCCGCTGCGCACTAGGGCTTGATCAAGGCCTTGGTCGGAAACATCTCGGGCACTTCGCCGCCGACCGCCCTGATGCACTGCTCGGTCTCGTCCAGCGAGAAGATGTGGCTGACCATCTGCTCCACGGGGAAACCGGTGGTTTCCATCAGCCTGAGGGTAGCGTCGATGGCGTCGTTGTCGCCGGTGTACGCTCCTTGCACGCAGATTTCGCCCCACACGAGCTTGTCCATGAGCAGGGGGGTGACGGTCTTGTCCCCCGTCAGCCCCCCGAGCACCAGCTTGCCCTGCCGCCGGAGACAGTCCACGGAGGTTACGATGGCGGCCGGGTTGCCGGAGACGTCGACGGCGACGTCACACATGGCGCCGCCGGTCTCCTCCCGGATGACCTCCGTGACGCTCTCTTCCTCCACGTTGATGGTGCGGTGCGCCCCGAAGCGTTCGGCCACCTCCAGCCGGCTCTTATCGCGCCCGATACCGGTGACGAAGATGCGCGCGGCGCCGGCGTGGCTCGCCGCGAAGGTGCAGGCGAGGCCTTGCTGGCCGGGCCCCTGGATCAGCACGTAGTCGCCCATCTTGACGCCGCCGTGCCGCAACG encodes:
- a CDS encoding alcohol dehydrogenase catalytic domain-containing protein, translating into MSDTCRAATLVGPAKIEVREYPVPDIPSDGGLLKVEMGGVCGTDYKYYTGKLNLPMPIILGHEILGRVEKLGARAAQIHGVKEGDRVIIKGSIGCGRCADCRRGGDRFCKQRAAYGSRMSSADPPHLFGGFAEYLYITPTALLTRISDDLPPEAAALVGAVMANGFQWALRHGGVKMGDYVLIQGPGQQGLACTFAASHAGAARIFVTGIGRDKSRLEVAERFGAHRTINVEEESVTEVIREETGGAMCDVAVDVSGNPAAIVTSVDCLRRQGKLVLGGLTGDKTVTPLLMDKLVWGEICVQGAYTGDNDAIDATLRLMETTGFPVEQMVSHIFSLDETEQCIRAVGGEVPEMFPTKALIKP
- the ispE gene encoding 4-(cytidine 5'-diphospho)-2-C-methyl-D-erythritol kinase, whose amino-acid sequence is MKLFAPAKINLYLRIEGRRDDGYHLLDTLMAPISLGDEVEVTRFEGAPGAITVRADDPSVPLGEDNTVHRAARAFQDRTDCREPVAVSIRKRIPMGAGLGGGSTDAAAALRGMNDLFDAGLSTEDLEALALTVGADVPFFIRGAAAGAPRRPPARGPPGARPPRGVGGGAPPLPGDPARGVPHIT